The following coding sequences lie in one Gemmatimonadota bacterium genomic window:
- a CDS encoding DPP IV N-terminal domain-containing protein, with amino-acid sequence MPHRRVSLIALGLVVAVAPAAAQTAVRAPLTIERIFTKREFAAAPAGWSPWLDDVRGATRLVASGQAGGGVDLVAITAAGVRSVILPATALVPRGETRQLRMTSYGFSEDHSRLLINAAAAAGVPAEGTWWVIDLATRQLTQVGASGLPGRVVAPQLSPDGSHVAYASEHNLYVEAVATSTRRQLTQDGAPTRINGDSPRPFAVVNNTKGFRWSPDGTQLAYVQFDMAGVQSVLMINNVDYLYPKVDSFQHVKPGATLPASRVGVVSIAGGATSWIGLPGDPRMNYLTTVEWAASSSELTVQQFDRHQNRMTVFLAAVPAGRTTTIVNETDPTFLDPFSIEWIDSGRHFLWITERDGWRHVYRHERDGSHPVLVTRGDFDIASIERIDEAGGWLYYMASPDNAIYRALYRTRLDGSGLPERITPAGPPGTHSYSISPSGQWAFHTYSRFDTPPRSEVVALPTHRVVRTVQDNGVLRAKLDGVARAPYEFLKVDIGNGVRLDAWCVKPPDFDPSKKYPVIFHEYSMPGGQFVTDSWKGDNYLFYLMLAQRGFVVMAVDSRGTPSLYGRAWRKIIYQNHGILPADDIAAAAKVLLAERPYLDAKHVGVYGWSGGGLISMLLLLRHGDVFQAAVPGAFISDHRYYEAGFTERYLGLPEESPAAYDKAAALRYAKNLTGDLLMLHGTADDNVHYQNMELMVDALIATGKHFAVVPYPNRSHGMAEGINTKAHQHDTILWFFTEHLHPRME; translated from the coding sequence ATGCCCCACCGTCGCGTCTCGTTGATCGCACTCGGCCTGGTCGTCGCGGTGGCTCCCGCCGCCGCGCAGACCGCGGTCCGGGCACCACTCACGATCGAGCGCATCTTCACGAAGCGGGAATTCGCGGCCGCACCGGCCGGCTGGTCGCCCTGGCTCGATGACGTCCGTGGGGCCACTCGGCTCGTGGCGTCCGGGCAGGCGGGAGGTGGGGTGGATTTGGTCGCCATCACCGCGGCAGGGGTCCGCTCGGTCATCCTCCCCGCGACCGCACTCGTGCCCCGCGGGGAGACGCGGCAGCTTCGGATGACATCCTATGGCTTTTCGGAAGACCATTCGCGCCTACTGATCAATGCGGCTGCCGCCGCTGGAGTGCCGGCCGAGGGGACCTGGTGGGTCATCGATCTCGCCACGCGGCAACTCACGCAGGTGGGCGCGTCGGGGCTGCCAGGCCGCGTCGTGGCGCCACAGCTCTCGCCGGACGGGAGCCACGTGGCGTATGCCTCGGAACACAACCTCTATGTCGAGGCGGTGGCGACATCGACCAGGCGTCAGTTGACTCAGGATGGCGCGCCGACCCGAATCAACGGCGACTCACCGCGACCCTTTGCCGTGGTCAACAACACCAAGGGCTTCCGCTGGAGCCCCGACGGCACGCAGCTCGCCTACGTCCAGTTCGACATGGCCGGCGTGCAGAGCGTCCTGATGATCAACAACGTGGACTACCTCTACCCGAAGGTCGATTCCTTTCAGCACGTGAAGCCGGGGGCAACCCTGCCGGCGAGTCGAGTCGGTGTCGTGTCGATTGCAGGCGGGGCAACGTCATGGATCGGGCTGCCGGGCGACCCGCGGATGAACTACCTGACCACGGTCGAGTGGGCAGCGAGTTCGTCGGAACTCACGGTGCAGCAGTTTGATCGGCATCAGAACCGGATGACCGTCTTTCTGGCGGCCGTGCCGGCGGGCCGCACCACAACGATCGTGAATGAGACAGACCCGACCTTTCTCGATCCGTTCAGCATCGAGTGGATCGACAGCGGTCGCCACTTCCTCTGGATCACGGAACGCGACGGCTGGCGTCATGTGTATCGGCACGAGCGCGACGGCAGCCATCCGGTGCTGGTGACCCGAGGGGATTTCGACATCGCCTCGATCGAGCGGATCGACGAGGCGGGGGGCTGGCTCTACTATATGGCGTCGCCGGACAACGCGATCTACCGAGCGCTGTACCGCACGCGGCTTGACGGCAGCGGCCTCCCGGAGCGCATCACCCCAGCCGGGCCGCCAGGGACGCACAGCTACAGCATTTCGCCGTCCGGGCAGTGGGCCTTTCACACCTATTCCCGCTTCGACACGCCGCCCCGCTCCGAGGTCGTCGCGCTCCCCACGCACCGCGTCGTGCGCACCGTGCAGGACAACGGGGTGCTGCGCGCCAAGCTCGACGGCGTGGCCCGGGCACCCTACGAGTTTCTCAAGGTCGACATCGGCAACGGCGTGCGCCTCGACGCGTGGTGCGTCAAGCCGCCGGACTTCGACCCGTCGAAGAAGTACCCGGTGATCTTCCACGAATACAGCATGCCAGGCGGCCAGTTCGTCACCGACAGCTGGAAGGGCGACAACTATCTCTTTTACCTCATGCTGGCCCAGCGCGGCTTCGTGGTCATGGCGGTCGACTCACGCGGCACGCCATCATTGTACGGCCGGGCGTGGCGCAAGATCATCTACCAGAACCACGGCATCCTCCCCGCCGATGACATCGCGGCAGCGGCCAAGGTACTCCTGGCCGAGCGGCCGTATCTGGATGCGAAGCATGTCGGCGTCTACGGCTGGAGCGGCGGCGGGTTGATCAGCATGCTCCTGCTGCTCCGCCATGGCGACGTCTTCCAGGCTGCGGTTCCCGGCGCCTTCATCAGCGATCATCGCTACTACGAGGCCGGCTTCACCGAGCGCTACCTCGGCCTGCCAGAGGAGTCGCCCGCGGCCTATGACAAGGCGGCCGCGCTGCGATACGCCAAGAACCTCACCGGCGACCTGCTCATGCTGCACGGGACGGCCGACGACAACGTGCACTACCAGAACATGGAGCTGATGGTGGATGCGCTCATCGCCACGGGGAAGCACTTTGCCGTGGTGCCTTATCCCAATCGCTCGCATGGGATGGCCGAGGGGATCAACACCAAGGCACACCAGCACGACACGATCCTCTGGTTCTTCACGGAGCATCTCCATCCTCGGATGGAGTGA
- a CDS encoding ankyrin repeat domain-containing protein translates to MYPNPQDALPLPPRPDLEQYRTRAKELVAACRQGDPAMQRWVTRWIADLVRLQPDGSRLSPADVERPGQQLIHFVRERLRPNDATIAQAQFVIARAHGFDSWPKLVQYVEAAAQQDSAVATFERAADAIVAGDLATLELLLRAEPALVGARSSREHRSTLLHYASANGVESYRQRTPANIVAITERLLDAGAAIDAEADVYGGGATTLALVVTSSHPRAAGVQNALADLLLARGARLDAGIVRYCLMNGCPEAAAHLAGRGARVTATDAAGLGRLDLLRQAFEPPKSVSAADRGEMMAMAAWYGQRDAIRLLLKLGVDPALRRPEGGQTALHVAAYQGDAKLVELLIQHGAPLDLPDAQFGTPPLVWALHAWLKEDRPSAAPYIRILTALVAAGATVKPEWIADERLRAEPTLFAALLAAVRR, encoded by the coding sequence ATGTATCCCAATCCGCAGGACGCGCTTCCCCTCCCGCCACGCCCCGACCTCGAGCAGTACCGCACGCGCGCCAAGGAACTTGTCGCGGCGTGTCGCCAGGGCGACCCCGCCATGCAGCGCTGGGTCACCCGGTGGATCGCCGATCTGGTGCGACTCCAGCCCGACGGCAGCCGGCTGAGCCCTGCCGACGTCGAACGCCCCGGGCAACAGCTGATACACTTCGTCCGCGAGCGGCTCCGCCCGAACGACGCCACCATTGCGCAGGCGCAGTTCGTGATCGCCCGCGCGCACGGCTTCGACAGCTGGCCGAAGCTGGTGCAGTATGTGGAGGCCGCCGCGCAGCAGGACTCGGCGGTCGCCACCTTCGAGCGCGCGGCCGATGCGATCGTGGCCGGCGACCTTGCCACGCTCGAACTGCTGCTGCGGGCGGAGCCGGCGCTCGTCGGTGCGCGTTCCAGCCGCGAGCACAGGAGCACACTGCTCCACTACGCCTCCGCGAACGGCGTCGAGAGCTACCGCCAGCGCACGCCCGCCAACATCGTGGCGATCACGGAGCGGCTGCTTGATGCCGGCGCCGCGATCGATGCCGAGGCCGACGTCTACGGCGGCGGCGCCACGACGCTTGCCCTCGTGGTGACGAGCTCGCATCCGCGCGCGGCCGGGGTCCAGAACGCTCTTGCTGACCTCCTCCTGGCGCGCGGCGCACGGCTGGACGCGGGCATCGTGCGCTACTGCCTGATGAATGGTTGCCCTGAGGCTGCGGCGCACCTCGCCGGGCGCGGCGCGCGCGTCACCGCGACCGACGCGGCCGGCCTCGGTCGCCTCGACCTGTTGCGCCAGGCGTTCGAACCGCCGAAGAGCGTCTCCGCCGCCGATCGTGGCGAGATGATGGCGATGGCGGCATGGTATGGCCAGCGGGACGCCATCCGGCTGCTGCTGAAGCTCGGGGTCGATCCGGCCCTGCGACGGCCCGAGGGGGGGCAGACGGCGCTGCATGTCGCCGCCTATCAAGGCGACGCGAAGCTGGTGGAACTGCTGATCCAGCACGGCGCGCCGCTCGACCTCCCCGATGCCCAGTTCGGAACGCCACCGCTGGTCTGGGCGCTGCACGCCTGGCTCAAGGAGGATCGGCCGAGCGCGGCGCCCTACATCCGCATCCTGACAGCGCTGGTCGCCGCGGGGGCCACGGTGAAGCCGGAATGGATTGCTGACGAGCGGCTGCGCGCGGAACCGACGCTGTTCGCTGCGTTGCTCGCCGCGGTGCGGCGATGA
- a CDS encoding DUF1569 domain-containing protein, whose product MKNLADDAVRDELVARLERLTPAHAAAWGTMNGQQMARHLGDASEAVLKLRPFASRPRGKPSPLRKFLLLHVLRQMPRGITAGADPAGAAVDPINFTTDLERAVSLLRALASATPEALVEAHPVLGSMSRANWMRWAWLHTDHHLRQFGV is encoded by the coding sequence ATGAAGAATCTCGCTGATGACGCCGTGCGCGACGAGCTGGTCGCGCGCCTCGAACGCCTGACGCCCGCCCATGCGGCGGCGTGGGGCACGATGAACGGGCAGCAGATGGCGCGGCACCTCGGGGACGCCTCCGAGGCCGTCCTCAAGCTGCGCCCGTTCGCATCCAGGCCACGCGGCAAGCCGTCACCGCTCCGCAAGTTCCTGCTGCTCCACGTGCTCCGGCAGATGCCGCGCGGCATCACGGCCGGCGCCGACCCCGCGGGGGCCGCCGTCGACCCCATCAATTTCACCACCGACCTCGAGCGAGCCGTCTCGCTCCTTCGGGCCCTCGCGAGCGCGACGCCCGAAGCGCTGGTCGAGGCGCATCCAGTGCTCGGGTCGATGAGCCGGGCGAACTGGATGCGGTGGGCCTGGCTGCACACCGACCATCACCTGCGGCAGTTCGGGGTGTAG
- a CDS encoding DUF1801 domain-containing protein, producing the protein MGRARATTIAEYIAVAPPAGRSHLRRLYAILKEIAPDAEEAIKWGTPFFVEPRFLFAFSAHKAHCNFTPMEAGLEPFRKELAKHQTTKRMLQLPYSAPLPEALIRKIAKARVRAVKARDDDGFW; encoded by the coding sequence ATGGGACGCGCACGCGCCACCACGATCGCCGAGTACATCGCGGTGGCGCCCCCGGCGGGACGGTCGCACCTGCGGCGGCTCTACGCGATCCTGAAGGAGATCGCGCCTGACGCCGAGGAGGCGATCAAGTGGGGCACGCCGTTCTTCGTCGAGCCGCGCTTTCTCTTTGCCTTCTCGGCGCACAAGGCGCACTGCAACTTCACGCCGATGGAGGCGGGACTGGAGCCGTTCCGGAAGGAGCTGGCGAAACACCAGACCACCAAGAGGATGCTCCAGCTGCCATACTCGGCGCCGCTCCCCGAGGCACTCATTCGCAAGATTGCCAAGGCGCGCGTCCGCGCCGTGAAGGCGCGGGACGACGACGGTTTCTGGTGA
- a CDS encoding DUF1801 domain-containing protein codes for MKKSAATPTDSAAALIDGRIAELGDWRGETLATVRAMILAADPGIVEEWKWGGPVWSHTGLICTGESYKKAVKLTFAKGASLKDPGGLFNSSLDGNVRRAIDIHEGEAVDAKAFTALIRAAVAFNVASAKG; via the coding sequence ATGAAGAAGAGTGCAGCCACGCCCACCGACTCCGCCGCCGCGCTGATCGACGGACGGATTGCCGAACTCGGTGACTGGCGGGGCGAGACCCTCGCGACGGTTCGCGCGATGATCCTTGCCGCCGATCCGGGCATCGTCGAGGAATGGAAGTGGGGCGGGCCGGTGTGGTCGCATACCGGCCTGATCTGCACCGGCGAGAGCTACAAGAAGGCCGTCAAGCTGACCTTCGCGAAGGGAGCGTCGCTCAAGGACCCAGGCGGCCTCTTCAACTCAAGCCTCGACGGCAACGTCCGCCGCGCGATCGACATTCACGAAGGCGAGGCGGTCGATGCCAAGGCGTTCACCGCGCTCATTCGCGCCGCGGTGGCATTCAACGTCGCCTCGGCGAAGGGCTGA
- a CDS encoding ankyrin repeat domain-containing protein — MPGRDLPVRPDLDQLHRQAKEFLKAIHAGDATAIAEWRELHPEPSDPAAAKLAEAQRVLAKSYRASSWPRLVVAVELVDAIWRDDRAKLLSLVDSNPALLHEPVLLRPDSNWGPPMSYAANLGRDELIRQLHARGARDLEKAAGRAALQGHPGTVRMIYDLAGRPAVSHDSLAGPAYTLNVAGTAVLFSLGVRVDGPDGVEPTVMEHLLGTDSRNSAAKHRILELYVEHGFEPPDTPIMAFHRGRLDLLEAHLLRDPQLLTRTFPKAAIFPMAPACAAGPYTAQGTPLEGATLLHIAAYFDDVEIGEWLLDRGMDPNVPAAIDADGFGGYTSLFSTVVSQRNFWVNYGSGQPDEARFTRLLLDRGADPNVRASIRAQLEEGHGGGPIHEYRGVTPLGWGEQYHARIFVSRESMRLVEERGGLR, encoded by the coding sequence ATGCCCGGCCGTGATCTTCCCGTCCGTCCCGATCTCGACCAGCTGCATCGCCAGGCCAAGGAATTCCTCAAGGCGATCCACGCCGGCGACGCGACGGCGATCGCCGAGTGGCGCGAACTCCACCCCGAACCGTCCGATCCCGCGGCGGCGAAACTCGCCGAGGCGCAGCGCGTCCTCGCGAAAAGTTATCGCGCGTCGAGCTGGCCAAGGCTGGTCGTCGCGGTGGAGCTGGTCGATGCGATCTGGCGCGACGACCGCGCCAAGCTGCTCTCGCTCGTCGACTCAAATCCGGCCCTGCTTCATGAGCCGGTGCTGCTCCGCCCCGACAGCAACTGGGGGCCGCCGATGAGCTACGCGGCCAACCTCGGTCGCGACGAGCTGATCCGCCAGCTGCATGCCCGTGGTGCGCGCGACCTGGAGAAGGCCGCCGGTCGGGCCGCCCTGCAGGGCCATCCCGGCACGGTGCGAATGATCTACGACTTGGCGGGGCGACCGGCCGTCAGTCACGATTCACTCGCCGGCCCGGCCTACACGCTGAACGTCGCCGGCACGGCGGTGCTCTTCTCGCTCGGCGTCCGCGTCGATGGCCCCGACGGTGTCGAGCCCACCGTCATGGAGCATCTGCTCGGCACCGACAGCCGGAACTCGGCGGCGAAGCACCGCATCCTGGAGCTGTACGTCGAGCACGGCTTCGAGCCGCCCGACACGCCGATCATGGCCTTCCATCGGGGGCGGCTCGACCTGCTCGAGGCCCATCTGCTCCGCGACCCGCAACTGCTCACGCGCACCTTCCCGAAGGCGGCGATCTTCCCGATGGCACCGGCCTGCGCAGCAGGCCCGTACACCGCCCAGGGAACACCGCTCGAGGGCGCCACGCTCCTGCACATTGCGGCGTACTTCGACGACGTGGAAATCGGCGAGTGGCTGCTCGACCGCGGCATGGACCCGAATGTCCCTGCGGCCATCGATGCCGACGGCTTTGGCGGCTACACCTCCCTCTTTTCAACCGTGGTCTCCCAGCGCAACTTCTGGGTCAACTACGGCAGCGGGCAGCCCGACGAGGCGCGATTCACCCGGCTGCTGCTCGATCGTGGTGCCGACCCGAACGTCCGTGCGTCGATCCGCGCGCAGCTCGAGGAGGGGCACGGCGGTGGGCCGATCCACGAATACCGTGGCGTCACGCCACTCGGCTGGGGCGAGCAGTATCACGCGCGGATCTTCGTGAGTCGTGAGTCGATGCGACTGGTCGAGGAGCGGGGCGGACTCCGGTAG
- a CDS encoding ABC transporter ATP-binding protein, whose product MPLLSTYELTKRYPGGVTALDNLTLDLEPGVIGLVGANGAGKSTFLKIMLGLLPPTSGSLTVLGIDATTRGTELRQYLGYIPEFDCLPADRTATDLVTHLARVSGLPATAARERAAEMLRHVGLYDERYRPIGGYSTGMKQRVKLAQALVHDPKLLLLDEPTNGLDPAGRTDMLDLIKRTGREFGISVIVATHLLGEVEEVCDFLVAIDGGRLLRAAPLKEFVQETELLVVEIIGDADAFMAMLVARGLPARMGAGGAIAIQVGSDSPFDIVRDVAAEMGVGLLRVARRRDRLEDLFHVDDAVIAGGMHG is encoded by the coding sequence ATGCCCCTCCTGAGTACCTACGAGCTGACCAAACGGTACCCCGGTGGGGTGACGGCGCTCGACAATCTGACGCTCGACCTCGAGCCCGGTGTCATCGGGCTGGTCGGTGCCAACGGCGCCGGAAAGAGCACCTTCCTCAAGATCATGCTCGGCCTCCTCCCGCCCACCAGCGGGTCGCTGACCGTGCTCGGCATCGACGCCACCACCCGTGGTACCGAGCTGCGTCAGTACCTCGGCTACATCCCCGAGTTCGACTGCCTGCCGGCCGATCGCACCGCGACCGATCTGGTGACGCACCTCGCCCGGGTCTCCGGGCTGCCGGCCACGGCCGCGCGCGAGCGGGCCGCCGAGATGCTCCGGCACGTGGGTCTCTACGACGAACGTTATCGGCCGATTGGTGGCTACTCGACGGGGATGAAGCAGCGCGTCAAGCTGGCGCAGGCGCTGGTGCACGATCCGAAACTCTTGCTGCTCGACGAGCCCACCAATGGGCTCGATCCGGCCGGCCGCACCGACATGCTCGACCTGATCAAGCGCACCGGGCGCGAGTTCGGCATCAGCGTGATCGTGGCGACCCACCTGCTCGGCGAGGTCGAGGAGGTCTGCGACTTCCTGGTCGCGATCGACGGTGGCCGTCTGCTGCGCGCCGCGCCGCTCAAGGAGTTCGTGCAGGAGACCGAGTTGCTCGTGGTGGAGATCATTGGCGATGCCGATGCCTTCATGGCGATGCTGGTCGCCCGAGGGCTACCCGCCCGCATGGGGGCGGGCGGGGCGATCGCGATTCAGGTGGGGTCGGACTCGCCGTTCGACATCGTGCGCGATGTCGCCGCCGAGATGGGGGTCGGGCTGTTGCGCGTGGCCCGCCGGCGCGACCGCCTCGAGGATCTCTTTCACGTCGACGATGCGGTGATCGCCGGAGGGATGCATGGCTGA